GTTCCCGGCCGACCCGATCGGTGACAACTACACCCGGCTCACCGAGGGCATCGCCGACATCCCGATCTCGACGTTCTTCCTGAACTCGGCCTACATAGCCGTCGGTTCCGTCGTGGGCGTCGTGCTGTCCTGCTCGCTGACCGCCTACGCCTTCGCGAAGGTGCGCTTCGCCGGCCGCAACATCATGTTCGCCGTCATGATCGGCACCCTCCTGCTGCCGTACCACGTACTGATCATCCCGCAGTACGTGCTGTTCCAGAAGCTGGAGCTGATCAACACCTTCACCCCGCTGCTGATCGGCAAGTACCTGGCCACCGACGCCTTCTTCGTCTTCCTGATGGTGCAGTTCATGCGCGGACTGCCCAAGGAGCTCGACGAGGCCGCCCGGCTGGACGGCTGCGGGCACCTGAGGACCTACTGGTCCATCGTCATGCCGCTCTGCCGCCCGGCGCTCGTCACCAGCGCGATCTTCACGTTCATCAACGCCTGGAACGACTTCATGGGCCCCCTGCTGTACCTGAACGAGCCGGACAAGTACACCGTCTCCATGGGGCTGAAGATGTTCATCGACCAGGACGCGGTGGCGGACTACGGCGGCATGATCGCCATGTCGTTGGTGGCCCTTCTTCCGGTGCTGGCCTTCTTCGTCGCCTTCCAGCGGTACCTGATCGACGGCATGGCCACCTCGGGCCTGAAGGGCTGACGCGCTGTGGCGACGAAGACCCGCACCGCGGAACGGCGTTCGCGCTTCATGGACCGCTTCGCCCTGTTCTCCGAATGCCTGCTCACCGGCGTCTGGATCGCCTTCGCCGCCCTGCCCCTGGTCACCTTCCCCGCGGCCTTCGCCGCGGGGACCCGGCACCTGCGCCGCCACCTCGCCGGTGAGCACGGAGGCCTGCGCGAGTTCGCCGGGGACGCCCGGGCCGCCGCCCGCGGCGGATGGATCGTCGGCGCGTCCGTATGGGCCGCCGCGGCTCTGCTCGCGCTCGATCTGGCGGCCGTCCGGGCCGGGCTGCCCGGCGGGCCGTTCGTGGGTGCCGTCGGCATCCTGGCCATGATCGGGTACCTCGTGGCCGTGATCCGCGCGGCCTCGTGCTGGGAGCCTGGAGCCCTCTGGCGCCCCCTCCTCGCCGAGGCCGGGCGGAACACGGTCCGCGACCCGGCCGGCTCCCTCCTGCTCGTCTGCGGGATGGCCGTCGTCGTGCTCTCCGGCTCGCTGGTGCTGCCGCTTGCCGTTCCCGTCGTCGGGGCAGTCGCCGCCGCGGCCACGGCGGTGCGGGCACGCGGGCTCTCCCGCTGACCGCGCCGATCCCTCGGTCCCACCCGTCTCCGGTACGTCGTCCCGTCCCTGTTCGATTCCTGTCCCGAATCCCGCACGGAGAGAGGCACAACCATGTCCAGGATGCCCCGCAGAACGCTCCTGAAGGCCGCGGCAGCGGCCGGCGCGGCCGCGCAGATCGGCTGGACCCTCGGCGCCGCTCCCGCGTCGGCGGCGGCCCGGAGCGCGGAGCGGACCGACGAGCCCGTCGCCCTGACCTGGCTGGAGTCCGGCGGCCTCGGCGCCGCTCCCGGCTCCACCCTCGGCGTGCCCTGGCCCAGGGGCCGGTACACCGAGGACCAGACGTTCGCCCTGACCACGGAGGACGGGAAGGACGTCCCCGTCCAGACCTGGCCGATCGGCTACTGGCCCGACGGCTCGCTCAAGTGGACCGCTCACGCGGTGGGCCCGGAAGCCACCGCCAAGAAGTTCTCGCTCACCGCCGGCGACCCCGCCGCGCCGTCGAAGAGGGTCACAGCGGTCCGCAGGGGCGGCACCATCACCGTCTCGACCGGGGTGATCACCGCCGAGCTCGGCACGAACGGGTCCGCCCTCGTCAGGACCGTCACCCGCGGCTCCACCGTGATCGCCCGCGACGGCCGGCTCGTCCTCGTGCGCCAGGGCGAGATCGAGGACGGCGACCAGGGCAGTGAGAAGTACGAACGCTTCGAGAGCGTCGTGGAGAAGGCAGTTGTCGAACAGGACGGGCCCGTCCGGGCCGTCGTCCGTATCGACGGCAGGCACCGCAGAGGCTCACGGTCCTGGATGCCGTTCTCCGTACGCCTCTACTTCTACGCCGGCGCCGACTCCTTCCGGATGGTGCACACCATCACCTACGACGGCACCCTCGAGCCCGGCAAGGCGAGCGGCGACTTCGTGCGGGGCCTCGGGGTCCGCTTCACCGTGCCCATGCGCGACGAGGCCTACGACCGCCACATCCGCATCGGCGGCGACGGCACAGGTCTGCTGCGCGAGGCCGTGAAGGGCGTCACCGGGCTGCGCCGCGACCCCGGGGCGGCCGTGCGCGAGGCGCAGTTCGCCGGCCGGAAGCTCCCCGACCCCGCCACCTGGGACCAGCGGGTCACCACCCGGCTCCAGTACATCCCCGAATGGGGCGACTACACGCTCTCCCAGCTGTCCGCCGACGGCTTCGGGCTGCGCAAGCGCACGAAGAAGGGGCACGGCTGGATCGGCGCGGGCGGTGGCAGGAGGGCATCCGGGTTCGGGTACGTCGGAGGGCCGAGCGGGGGATTCTCCTTCGGGCTCCGCGACTTCTGGGAGAAGCACCCCGCCCAGCTCGACATCCGTGACGCGCACACCGACGAGGCCGAGGTCACCCTCTGGCTCTGGTCGCCCGAGGCCCAGCCCATGGACCTGCGCTTCTACCACGACGGCATGGGACAGGAGACCTACCCCGAACAGCTCGAAGGTCTCAACATCACGTACGAGGACTACGAACCGGGCTTCGGTACCCCGTACGGCATCGCGAGGACCAGCGAACTGCTCTTCTGGGCCAACGAATCGACCCCCGCGCCCGAGACACTCGCCCAGCAGGTCGACGCCGTACGCACTCCTCCCCAGCTCGCCGCCCCGCCGAAGCAGCTCGTCAAGGCGAAGGTCTTCGGCGGCCTGTTCGCCGAGCCCGACCGTTCCACCGCCGCGAAGTCGAAGATCGAGGACCACCTGGACTTCCTCTTCACGTACTGCAAGGACCAGGTGGAGATGCGCCGTTGGTACGGCTTCTGGGACTACGGCGACATCATGCACACCTACGATCCGACCCGTCACCAGTGGTGCTACGACGTCGGCGGCTACGCCTGGGACAACTCCGAACTCTCGCCCGACCTCTGGCTCTGGTACGCCTACATGCGCTCCGGACGCGCCGACATCTACCGCTTCGCCGAGGCCATGACCCGGCACACCGGTGAGGTCGACGTCTACCACCTGGGCAAATGGGCCGGACTCGGCACCCGTCACGGTGTCCAGCACTACGCCGACAGCGCCAAGCAGCAGCGCATCGCCAACACCACCTACCGGCGCATGTTCTACTTCCTCACCGCCGACGAACGCGTCGGTGACCTCATGCACGCCAACGTCGACTCCGACGAGACCTTCCTGGCCCTCGACCCGATCCGCAAGATCCGTACCGAGCCCTACACCCCGGACCGCCACGCGCTGTCCATCGGCTTCGGTACGGACTGGAGCGGCCTCGTCTCCGCCTGGCTCACCGAGTGGGAACGGCGCGGACCCAAGTGGGAGAAGGCCAGGAGCCGCGTCCTGTCGACCATGGAGACCATCGCCGCGCAGCCCAACGGCTTCGTGCAGGGCGTCGGTCTCTACGACCTCGACACCGGGAGGTTCGCGATCGCCGAGAAACCGGAGGTGGGCGTCTCGCACCTGTCGGCCATGTTCGGCCTGGTCGAGCTGAACGCCGAACTCATCGACATGATCGACATGCCGGCGTTCGAGGCCGCCTGGATCGACTACTGCCGCTACTTCAACGCCACCAAGGCCGAGCAGGCCGCCCGCTACGGCAGCAACTTCGGCACCCTCCTGCTGTTCCAGGGCCACTCGCGCCAGGACGCCTACGCCGCCGTACGGACCGGTGACGTCACCCTGGCCACCCGGGCGTGGAAGCAGTTCTACAGCAGCGCCGACACCTGGGACTACAAGGAGAGCACCGACTGGAGCACCAGGAAGGTCGACGGGCCCACCGGGCCCGTACCGGGCAGTGAGGCGGCCTGGGTCAGCACCAACACCACCGCCCTGTACGGCCTGGCGGCCATCCAGAACCTCGCGCTCGTCGGCGACAAGATGCCGTAGCGCCTGGTTCTAACGCATCCGGCCGAAGCTCTCCCGCACCCGGCGCGCGTCGCGCAGCCGCTGCTCGTAGGTCGCACCGACCGCGAGCAGCAGCAGCCCGGCGAGCGCCGGGGGCGCCCAGCGCGGGAGCGCGTCGAAGACCTGCACCACATGGGGGGCCAGCTCGTGCAGGCCGTCCAGCGCCAGGACCGAACCGCCCAGGACCAGGGGTGCCTGGAGCCGCAGCCGGGCACCGGCCAGGGTGACGGCCAGCGCCGCGACCCCCAGCAGCAGGGGGCGCAGCCAGTGCGGGTCACCCCAGGCCACGAGGAGGCTCGGCGCCATCGTCATGGCCAGGGCCGGGCCGTAGGCCACCCATGAGGACGTGGCGGGATTCCGGCGCTGCCGCACATGCCCCACCGCGAACGCGGCCACCGACACCGGCAGCGTGTACGCCTCGGGGTCCGTCACCCCCGAGGCCGCGAGCCGTACCCACGCCGCGGCCACGAACAGCCCGGCCGCGAGGCCCCCTGCCACGCTCCTGCGCTCCGGCCGCAGAGCCGTGGCCGACGCCAGCACCCCGCACAATCCCAGCACCAGCGCCAGGAACGGCGCGTCCGTCACCGAGAGGCCCACCGCGAACACCGCGGCGAAAGCCCCCACGAGTTCCACCGGGAGCGCTACCGCGGGCTCCCGCAGCCGCGCCCCGAAGAGCACCGTCGCCGCCGTCACCAGCAGTACCAGTGGGGCCGTGTGCGGGGCGCTCCACCCCAGCGACGCCCCCACCGCGCAGGTGACGGCGACCGCGCACAGCACCGCGGCGCAGGCGAGCACCGAACGCACCACGGGCACCCGGGCGGTGGCCGCCGCCGCGGCGAACAGCAGGGCCAGCATCATGGACACGGCGTGCGTCGCCGGCTCGGCGGCCAGCCCCAGCAGTCCTACGCCCAGGGCCCCGACCAGCGCGCACACCACGGAGGTCACCGCGAGCGCGTCGGCCGCGCGACGCACGGAGAGCGCCGTCAGCGCCGCCACCAGCAGAAGTTCCACGCCCACGGCGACCGCGTAGGGCGCATCCGCCACCGCGAGCAGCGCGAGCACCGCACCCCAGCCGAGAACCGCCGTACCGGCCGCCGCCGCGATACGCCATCCCTTCTCGGGGAGGGCCCGCGGCCACCTGAAGTGGAGCGCCGCCGTCAGTCCGGCGGCCACCATCAGCACCACCGGGGCGGAGGCCGACCCCGACCACGGCACCGCCGGCCCCACCGCGTCCCGGAGACCGCCCGGTGCTCCGGACCACACACCCGCCGGAACGGACGCCGGCCCCAGCAGCGCGGCGGCGACCACGGGCGCAGCCCACAGCACCGCGCCCGCCACGACCGAGGCCGACGCGCCCAGGACCCCCCGCACGACAGGCCGGGGGACCCGGAACCGCACCACGGCCGACAGGGCGGCACCGCACAGCAGATACACCAGGACCGCCCAGTGCCACGGCAGCTCCGCACCCGGCACGCCGCCCACCGCGGCCACTGCCGCCAGGCCCCCCACGACACCCCCGAGGACGGCCGTCGGCCCTGGCGCGCGCCAGGTACCGGCCACCGCCACCACCGCTCCGGCCAGCAGCAGCGCGCCCGGGCCCACAGCCCCGTCCACACCGTCCGCCGACACGGACAGCACCAGCGCCAGAGCCAGTGAGACCAGCCCCGTCAGCACCGCCCCCGTGTACGCCGTGACCCGGACGGCGGGCCCCCGGCCCCACGAGGCCACCACGACATCCGCCGCCGCCGTCACCAGGAGCGCCCAGGCGAAACCGGTCGCCGGAGCCTCCACGGCCCAGGCGGTGAACACCAGCGGGAACTGCCCCGCCACCACGGCCGCGGGCAAGGGCGACCGCAGCCGGCCGAGCAGCAGTCCGTACAGGGTCCACACCGCCACCAGGACCGCCGACGCGACCGCCGAGAACGCGAGGCCGTCCGTCCCCGGCGCCGCGACCGCGTGCAGCGCGATCGCGTCCAGCACCGTCAGCACCAAGGCCAGGACGGCCACCGCCTCCGCCGTCGAGGGCAGCCCGCGGCCCAGCAGCAGCGCGGGCGCCACCAGCGCACCCGCCGTCACCACCGCCAGCACCGCCGAACGGCCGGCGATGCCCATCTCGCCCCAGCTGAAGAGCGTGAAGGCGATCGCGGCGACCGCGAGCAGCAGACCGCCGAGCACCAGCAGTACGTTCTGCGCGCCGCGCGCGGGTGCGTGCACGGGTGCCGGTGCCGCCTGGGCGTAGGGCCGGGGGAACGGTGCCCGAGGAGGCGGCGGAGGGGCGGCCGGTGCGCGCAGGACACCGAGGAGCCAGGCGCGACGGCTCAGCAACTGGAGCCGGCGGGCGTCCAGCCGGGCCAGTTCATGATCGAGGAGGGCCAATTCCTCGGCGGGCGGCGGCACATGTCTCATGTACGGGAGTGTGGCGGCGGACACACCCGGCGGCATGGGCTCGCCTACTCAGTTCCGCACCTGAGTAGGAGTTTGAACCCAGGGCTCCGATCCCTGTATGGTTCAACCCGTTCCCGGGCGATTAGCTCAGTGGGAGAGCGCTTCGTTCACACCGAAGAGGTCACTGGTTCGAACCCAGTATCGCCCACCCGGGAAAAGCCGGTCCGTCAGCAGCATCGACGGACCGGCTTTCGCGTACCCGCCAGGGATCAGGCGGCCGCGGGCAGCTCCGGGCGCAGCGGCCACGCCGGATCCACCGCCTCCGGCGCACCGTTCTTCTCGAACCACGCCTGCAGCCCGCGGGCCTGGGCCGCGTGCCACACCGCCTGCAGCGAGTGGACCTCCGCCGGTGACAGCCGCTCCAGCCGGGCCGAGAACCGCCGCCCCACCGCCCGCACCAGTTCGAGGGAGGCCGCGGCGTCGGCCGCCGCGTCGTGCGCGCCGTCCAGGGTGACCCCGTACAGCTCGCACAGGTCCGTCAGGGTGCGGCGGCCCTTGCGGTAGCGGTCCAGGTGCTTGTCCAGCACCCGCGGATCCAGCACGCAGAGCGGCTTCTTCCCCAGGTAGCCGGCCAGTGACGAGGCCCGGTGACGCCTCAGCTCCCGGTCCAGCAGCGTCAGGTCGAACGGCGCGTTCATCACGACCAGCGGCCGCCCCGTCGCGCACTGCTCCGCCAGCGACCTGGCTATCTCCTCGACGACCGGTGCGGGCCACCGGCCGTTGCGCTGCAGATGGTCGTCCGTCAGACCGTGGATCTCGGTGGCGCCGGGCGGCACCGGAATCCCCGGATTGACCAGCCAGCGGGTGACGCGGAGCCGTCCGCCCGCCGCGTCCTGGACGACGAGGGCGGCCGAAACGATCCGGTCCTCCTCGACGTCCACGCCTGTCGTCTCGGTGTCAAAAGCCGCCAGCGGCCCCTCGAACCAATGCGTCATCCCCGAACTCCTCGCGCCGGCACAGCAGATGGCGGGATTCCTCTGCCCGGTTCGGTGATACCCGCACCCTATGCCTGATACGCCGTTTACGGCCGGGCTCCTGCGGTGACAACACAAGGGACGGGCAAGGAAGTTGACCAGCCCGCCAGTGGAGACCGGGCAACCGGTCGGCACAGCCCGGAAGGCACGGAGCCATGGCGCTCGCGCAGCCGAACCCAGGGAGTCCCGCCCGCACCGAGGACCACGGGGGAAAGCCGCCGCAGCAGCGGAACACACCACCGATGCGCGGCACACTCGCCACCACCGCCTGCATGGAGACCCTCCAGGTGGGCTACCTCCACGCCGTCGCCGCCGCGGCGGGCTGCTCGCTCTCGCAGCCCTTCCCCGACAACGGCATCGACTGGCACGTCAGCCACGGAGCCCCCGGCCACACCGTCGACGACGAGGTGACCATCAAGGTGCAGCTCAAATGCACCTACCAGATCGCCCCGAACCCACCCGGCGCCACGTTCTCCTTCACCCTCGACAACGCCCATCTGGTGAAGCTCGCGAGAACCCCCGTGTCGGTGCACAAGATCCTGGTCGTGATGCTCGTGCCCCGCAGTCAGGACGACTGGCTGCGGGCCGGACACGACGGGCTGGACCTGCGGTACTGCTGTTACTGGACGAATCTGGCCGGCCACCCGGTGACGGGCCGGCACCGGACCACCGTGCGGATCCCGACCTCGCGGATCTTCGACGACCGCGCACTCTGCGAGATCATGGCCCGGGTCGGGGCGGGAGGGAGACCCTGATGCACCGGTCGATGGACGAGCCCGCCGGAGGGACGGCCCCCGCGGGCAGCCGCGCGCATCCGTACGCCGACGGCCCGGACCCCGGACCGGGCCCAGACCCCGCACGCGTCGACCCGCGCGTCCTCGGCGTCCTGCTGCGCCGCCACGGCTGGCAGCGGCGCGGAGGCGCGCAGGGCCGCTACAGCCGCTGGGTCCCGCCGGGCGCGGCCGCCACGGGGACCAGTCTCCTCGTGCCGGACACGGCGGTCCTCCCCGACAGCGAGGACCTGCTCGCGGAGGCCCTCGCCGCGCTCACCCGCAGCGCCGCCCCCTCC
The DNA window shown above is from Streptomyces sp. Alt3 and carries:
- a CDS encoding carbohydrate ABC transporter permease; the protein is MSLRYAAVRRRGPGALAWHLGALVVLAVVLYPVVWTIGASFKPSADIIGALDLFPADPIGDNYTRLTEGIADIPISTFFLNSAYIAVGSVVGVVLSCSLTAYAFAKVRFAGRNIMFAVMIGTLLLPYHVLIIPQYVLFQKLELINTFTPLLIGKYLATDAFFVFLMVQFMRGLPKELDEAARLDGCGHLRTYWSIVMPLCRPALVTSAIFTFINAWNDFMGPLLYLNEPDKYTVSMGLKMFIDQDAVADYGGMIAMSLVALLPVLAFFVAFQRYLIDGMATSGLKG
- a CDS encoding exo-rhamnogalacturonan lyase family protein, whose amino-acid sequence is MSRMPRRTLLKAAAAAGAAAQIGWTLGAAPASAAARSAERTDEPVALTWLESGGLGAAPGSTLGVPWPRGRYTEDQTFALTTEDGKDVPVQTWPIGYWPDGSLKWTAHAVGPEATAKKFSLTAGDPAAPSKRVTAVRRGGTITVSTGVITAELGTNGSALVRTVTRGSTVIARDGRLVLVRQGEIEDGDQGSEKYERFESVVEKAVVEQDGPVRAVVRIDGRHRRGSRSWMPFSVRLYFYAGADSFRMVHTITYDGTLEPGKASGDFVRGLGVRFTVPMRDEAYDRHIRIGGDGTGLLREAVKGVTGLRRDPGAAVREAQFAGRKLPDPATWDQRVTTRLQYIPEWGDYTLSQLSADGFGLRKRTKKGHGWIGAGGGRRASGFGYVGGPSGGFSFGLRDFWEKHPAQLDIRDAHTDEAEVTLWLWSPEAQPMDLRFYHDGMGQETYPEQLEGLNITYEDYEPGFGTPYGIARTSELLFWANESTPAPETLAQQVDAVRTPPQLAAPPKQLVKAKVFGGLFAEPDRSTAAKSKIEDHLDFLFTYCKDQVEMRRWYGFWDYGDIMHTYDPTRHQWCYDVGGYAWDNSELSPDLWLWYAYMRSGRADIYRFAEAMTRHTGEVDVYHLGKWAGLGTRHGVQHYADSAKQQRIANTTYRRMFYFLTADERVGDLMHANVDSDETFLALDPIRKIRTEPYTPDRHALSIGFGTDWSGLVSAWLTEWERRGPKWEKARSRVLSTMETIAAQPNGFVQGVGLYDLDTGRFAIAEKPEVGVSHLSAMFGLVELNAELIDMIDMPAFEAAWIDYCRYFNATKAEQAARYGSNFGTLLLFQGHSRQDAYAAVRTGDVTLATRAWKQFYSSADTWDYKESTDWSTRKVDGPTGPVPGSEAAWVSTNTTALYGLAAIQNLALVGDKMP
- a CDS encoding SCO7613 C-terminal domain-containing membrane protein codes for the protein MRHVPPPAEELALLDHELARLDARRLQLLSRRAWLLGVLRAPAAPPPPPRAPFPRPYAQAAPAPVHAPARGAQNVLLVLGGLLLAVAAIAFTLFSWGEMGIAGRSAVLAVVTAGALVAPALLLGRGLPSTAEAVAVLALVLTVLDAIALHAVAAPGTDGLAFSAVASAVLVAVWTLYGLLLGRLRSPLPAAVVAGQFPLVFTAWAVEAPATGFAWALLVTAAADVVVASWGRGPAVRVTAYTGAVLTGLVSLALALVLSVSADGVDGAVGPGALLLAGAVVAVAGTWRAPGPTAVLGGVVGGLAAVAAVGGVPGAELPWHWAVLVYLLCGAALSAVVRFRVPRPVVRGVLGASASVVAGAVLWAAPVVAAALLGPASVPAGVWSGAPGGLRDAVGPAVPWSGSASAPVVLMVAAGLTAALHFRWPRALPEKGWRIAAAAGTAVLGWGAVLALLAVADAPYAVAVGVELLLVAALTALSVRRAADALAVTSVVCALVGALGVGLLGLAAEPATHAVSMMLALLFAAAAATARVPVVRSVLACAAVLCAVAVTCAVGASLGWSAPHTAPLVLLVTAATVLFGARLREPAVALPVELVGAFAAVFAVGLSVTDAPFLALVLGLCGVLASATALRPERRSVAGGLAAGLFVAAAWVRLAASGVTDPEAYTLPVSVAAFAVGHVRQRRNPATSSWVAYGPALAMTMAPSLLVAWGDPHWLRPLLLGVAALAVTLAGARLRLQAPLVLGGSVLALDGLHELAPHVVQVFDALPRWAPPALAGLLLLAVGATYEQRLRDARRVRESFGRMR
- a CDS encoding 3'-5' exonuclease, encoding MTHWFEGPLAAFDTETTGVDVEEDRIVSAALVVQDAAGGRLRVTRWLVNPGIPVPPGATEIHGLTDDHLQRNGRWPAPVVEEIARSLAEQCATGRPLVVMNAPFDLTLLDRELRRHRASSLAGYLGKKPLCVLDPRVLDKHLDRYRKGRRTLTDLCELYGVTLDGAHDAAADAAASLELVRAVGRRFSARLERLSPAEVHSLQAVWHAAQARGLQAWFEKNGAPEAVDPAWPLRPELPAAA
- a CDS encoding DUF4365 domain-containing protein gives rise to the protein MALAQPNPGSPARTEDHGGKPPQQRNTPPMRGTLATTACMETLQVGYLHAVAAAAGCSLSQPFPDNGIDWHVSHGAPGHTVDDEVTIKVQLKCTYQIAPNPPGATFSFTLDNAHLVKLARTPVSVHKILVVMLVPRSQDDWLRAGHDGLDLRYCCYWTNLAGHPVTGRHRTTVRIPTSRIFDDRALCEIMARVGAGGRP